In Lysobacter luteus, a single window of DNA contains:
- a CDS encoding histidine triad nucleotide-binding protein, with the protein MTDDTIFGKIIRREIPADIVHEDEHLIAFRDIAPQAPVHVLFVPKTPVATLNDLQSSQADIIGRLALAAAKYARQQGFAEDGYRIVMNCNEHGGQTVFQIHMHLLAGAPLGRFGTPQRVADAG; encoded by the coding sequence ATGACCGACGACACCATCTTCGGCAAGATCATCCGGCGCGAGATCCCGGCCGACATCGTCCATGAGGACGAGCACCTGATCGCCTTTCGCGACATCGCGCCGCAGGCACCGGTGCACGTGCTGTTCGTGCCCAAGACGCCGGTCGCCACGCTCAACGACCTGCAATCGTCCCAGGCGGACATCATCGGGCGGCTCGCGCTGGCGGCTGCCAAGTACGCCAGGCAGCAGGGCTTCGCCGAGGATGGCTACCGGATCGTGATGAACTGCAACGAGCACGGCGGCCAGACCGTGTTCCAGATCCACATGCACCTGCTCGCCGGTGCCCCGCTGGGCAGGTTCGGCACGCCGCAGCGCGTCGCCGACGCCGGCTGA
- the recR gene encoding recombination mediator RecR, with translation MTSPLLEQLVEAFRVLPGVGQKSAQRMAYHVLERERAGGRRLADALAAAVEKIGHCVRCRDFSEEEVCATCASASRDVHQLCVVETPADRLAIEQATGYRGLYYVLQGRLSPLDGIGPGELGLDRLGARLAEGEVSEMIIATNPTVEGEATAHYLGQLARQHGVRPSRLAHGVPLGGELEYVDRGTLSHAFGTRSEMT, from the coding sequence ATGACGTCCCCCTTGCTCGAACAGCTGGTCGAGGCCTTCCGGGTCCTGCCCGGGGTTGGCCAGAAGTCGGCCCAGCGCATGGCCTACCACGTGCTCGAACGCGAGCGCGCCGGGGGTCGGCGGCTTGCCGATGCGCTCGCCGCGGCGGTCGAGAAGATCGGCCACTGCGTGCGCTGCCGCGACTTCAGCGAGGAGGAGGTCTGCGCCACCTGCGCCAGCGCTTCGCGCGACGTGCACCAGCTGTGCGTGGTCGAGACGCCGGCCGACCGGCTCGCGATCGAGCAGGCAACCGGCTATCGCGGCCTGTACTACGTGCTGCAGGGGCGGCTGAGCCCGCTGGACGGCATCGGCCCCGGTGAGCTTGGGCTGGACCGGCTCGGCGCGCGCCTGGCCGAGGGCGAGGTATCGGAGATGATCATCGCGACCAACCCCACGGTCGAAGGCGAGGCCACCGCCCACTACCTTGGCCAGCTGGCGCGCCAGCACGGCGTCCGCCCCAGCCGCCTGGCCCATGGCGTCCCGCTGGGCGGCGAGCTGGAGTACGTCGACCGCGGGACGCTGTCGCACGCGTTCGGCACCCGCAGCGAGATGACCTGA
- a CDS encoding YbaB/EbfC family nucleoid-associated protein gives MRGNIAQLMQQAQKMQENMQRAQEELASIEVTGNAGGGMVSVTLTGRMECRKVRIDPSVITDAEMTEDLVAAAINDAVNKVNAASQEKMGAATAGMQLPPGMKMPF, from the coding sequence ATGCGCGGAAACATCGCCCAACTCATGCAGCAAGCGCAGAAGATGCAGGAAAACATGCAGCGCGCGCAGGAAGAACTGGCCAGCATCGAGGTGACCGGCAACGCCGGCGGCGGCATGGTCAGCGTCACCCTGACCGGCCGCATGGAGTGCCGCAAGGTGCGCATCGACCCCAGCGTCATCACCGATGCGGAAATGACCGAGGACCTGGTTGCCGCCGCCATCAACGACGCCGTCAACAAGGTCAACGCGGCCTCCCAGGAAAAGATGGGCGCGGCCACCGCGGGCATGCAGCTGCCGCCCGGCATGAAGATGCCGTTCTGA
- the dnaX gene encoding DNA polymerase III subunit gamma/tau: MSYLVLARKWRPRRFSELVGQEHVVRALSNALDTGRVHHAFLFTGTRGVGKTTIARIFAKSLNCERGTSAEPCGECNSCKDIDAGRFLDLLEIDAASNTGVDDVREVIDNAQYMPSRGRMKVYLIDEVHMLSKPAFNALLKTLEEPPGHVKFLLATTDPQKLPVTVLSRCLQFNLKRLDEDQIGGQITRILEAEGIAVEPGAVRQLSRAADGSLRDGLSLLDQAIAYTGGQLTDAAVATMLGTVDRTRVGALLNALAGGDGEALMAEVAALAEFSPDWSGVLEALTETLHRLQVRQLVPAAAMEADGVALDALADAVRPELVQLWYQMALHGRRDLPLAPSPRAGFEMTVLRMLAFRPSGGEGVRAGIPSARVPSSAATTPDAASPTVATTRAAVEMPAPRNEPPAPEVIHEREAAPVAEASDEPPPVAARAVDEDRAADGIVDEDGWIDWVGGSTLRGPARVLAEHAGFIGSEAGVLRLSLSADDEMLKLPVLVDEIADALAPVFGSRPQLRFETADSPAQSLRQRTERARDERQAAAEEAFMGDPEVQRLINEHGARLVPDSIRPYDAA, from the coding sequence ATGTCCTATCTCGTCCTCGCCCGCAAGTGGCGCCCCCGGCGCTTCTCCGAACTGGTCGGGCAGGAGCACGTGGTGCGCGCGCTGAGCAACGCGCTCGATACCGGCCGCGTCCACCATGCGTTCCTGTTCACCGGCACCCGCGGCGTCGGCAAGACCACCATCGCGCGCATCTTCGCCAAGTCGCTCAACTGCGAGCGTGGCACCTCGGCCGAACCCTGCGGCGAGTGCAATTCCTGCAAGGACATCGACGCCGGCCGCTTCCTCGACCTGCTCGAGATCGACGCGGCCTCCAACACCGGTGTCGACGACGTCCGCGAGGTGATCGACAACGCCCAGTACATGCCGTCGCGCGGGCGAATGAAGGTCTACCTCATCGACGAGGTCCACATGCTGTCCAAGCCGGCGTTCAACGCGCTGCTTAAGACGCTCGAGGAGCCGCCGGGGCACGTCAAGTTCCTGCTCGCCACCACCGATCCGCAGAAGCTGCCGGTGACCGTGCTGTCGCGTTGCCTGCAGTTCAACCTCAAGCGGCTCGACGAGGACCAGATCGGTGGCCAGATCACCCGCATCCTCGAGGCCGAAGGCATCGCGGTTGAGCCCGGGGCGGTGCGCCAGCTCAGCCGCGCCGCCGACGGGAGCCTGCGCGACGGCCTGTCGCTGCTCGACCAGGCCATTGCCTACACCGGCGGCCAGCTGACCGACGCGGCGGTGGCCACCATGCTCGGAACGGTGGACCGTACCCGCGTGGGCGCGCTTCTCAATGCACTCGCCGGCGGCGACGGCGAGGCCCTGATGGCCGAGGTGGCCGCGCTCGCCGAGTTCTCGCCCGACTGGTCCGGCGTGCTGGAGGCATTGACCGAGACGCTGCACCGGCTGCAGGTGCGCCAGCTGGTGCCGGCGGCGGCGATGGAGGCCGACGGCGTCGCATTGGATGCGCTGGCCGATGCGGTCCGGCCCGAACTGGTCCAGCTCTGGTACCAGATGGCGCTGCATGGCCGCCGCGACCTGCCGCTGGCACCGAGCCCGCGCGCCGGATTCGAGATGACCGTGCTGCGCATGCTGGCCTTCCGGCCATCGGGCGGGGAGGGCGTCCGCGCCGGTATCCCGTCTGCCCGGGTGCCGTCATCCGCGGCCACTACGCCAGACGCTGCATCGCCGACGGTCGCCACGACGCGTGCAGCGGTCGAAATGCCTGCACCGCGCAACGAACCGCCTGCCCCCGAGGTCATCCACGAGCGGGAAGCGGCGCCGGTTGCCGAAGCTTCCGACGAACCGCCGCCCGTCGCCGCACGTGCCGTCGACGAGGACCGCGCCGCCGACGGCATCGTCGACGAGGACGGCTGGATCGACTGGGTCGGCGGCAGCACGCTGCGCGGGCCGGCCCGGGTGCTGGCCGAACACGCGGGGTTTATCGGCAGCGAGGCCGGCGTGCTGCGCCTTAGCCTGTCCGCCGACGACGAGATGCTCAAGCTGCCGGTGCTGGTGGACGAGATCGCCGACGCACTCGCGCCGGTGTTCGGCAGCCGCCCGCAATTGCGCTTCGAAACCGCCGACAGCCCGGCCCAATCCCTCCGCCAGCGTACCGAGCGCGCGCGCGATGAACGCCAGGCAGCCGCCGAGGAAGCGTTCATGGGCGACCCCGAGGTCCAGCGCCTGATCAACGAGCACGGCGCGCGCCTGGTGCCGGATTCCATCCGCCCCTACGACGCCGCCTGA
- a CDS encoding MBL fold metallo-hydrolase produces the protein MAWSLRLHGVGNASAVELGSAMATIERDGRPWLTIDCGGEGLTACMDEYGEAPRALFITHTHLDHVAGFERLFVESYFNEARRGRVRVYVPARLVHLLHQRVGDYPNPLAEGGANFWDAFQVIPVGDAFWHDGVRLEVFPTRHHWPDTAFGLRLHGSLVWTGDTRPIPEVLARFADAGELVAHDCALHGNPSHSGIEDLEREYPRALLERCLLYHYASAAEGEVLAARGYRVGRPGERVALRDTTAMRAG, from the coding sequence ATGGCCTGGTCGCTGCGCCTGCACGGGGTCGGCAACGCATCGGCGGTCGAACTGGGCTCGGCGATGGCCACGATCGAACGCGATGGTCGCCCATGGTTGACCATCGATTGCGGCGGCGAGGGCCTGACCGCCTGCATGGACGAGTACGGCGAGGCTCCGCGGGCGCTGTTCATCACCCACACCCACCTCGACCACGTCGCCGGGTTCGAGCGGCTGTTCGTCGAGAGCTATTTCAACGAGGCGCGGCGCGGCCGGGTGCGCGTGTACGTGCCGGCGCGGCTGGTACACCTGCTGCACCAGCGCGTGGGCGACTACCCCAACCCGCTGGCCGAGGGCGGCGCGAACTTCTGGGATGCGTTCCAGGTGATCCCGGTGGGCGATGCGTTCTGGCACGACGGCGTGCGGCTGGAGGTGTTCCCGACGAGGCACCACTGGCCCGACACCGCCTTCGGCCTGCGCCTGCACGGCAGCCTGGTCTGGACCGGCGACACCCGCCCGATCCCCGAGGTACTGGCGCGGTTCGCCGACGCCGGTGAACTGGTTGCCCACGACTGTGCGCTGCACGGGAACCCGTCGCACAGCGGGATCGAGGATCTGGAACGCGAGTACCCGCGCGCGCTGCTCGAGCGCTGCCTGCTGTACCACTACGCCAGCGCGGCGGAGGGCGAGGTACTGGCGGCGCGCGGCTACCGGGTCGGCCGGCCGGGGGAGCGGGTCGCGCTGCGCGACACGACGGCGATGCGGGCGGGGTAG
- a CDS encoding 3-deoxy-D-manno-octulosonic acid kinase codes for MTGYDAAEGLTPFRDDSGFGAILFDLTRVRQVEPEWFTPAWWEDRARPVESGGRGGAWFIDADFGPAVLRRYLRGGLVAHISRDRYLWRGAARTRSFAEFRLTRAAAEKGVPVPRPIAAYYRREGAHYRAAILIERLPNVRTLADRSAVAGDGAPWEEAGRLVARAHRAGLDHADLNAHNLMFDPTGKGWVIDLDRSRLHIPATGWRERNLARLKRSLLKVRGERPADAVERDFARLRGAYDSTWAKGY; via the coding sequence ATGACGGGGTATGACGCCGCTGAAGGACTGACGCCGTTCCGGGACGACAGCGGGTTCGGCGCGATTCTGTTCGACCTCACAAGGGTGCGGCAAGTCGAGCCGGAGTGGTTCACGCCGGCCTGGTGGGAAGACCGGGCGCGTCCGGTCGAGAGCGGCGGGCGCGGCGGTGCGTGGTTCATCGACGCCGACTTCGGGCCTGCGGTACTGCGGCGCTACCTGCGCGGCGGCCTGGTCGCCCATATCAGCCGCGACCGCTACCTGTGGCGCGGCGCGGCGCGGACCCGCAGTTTTGCCGAGTTCCGCCTGACCCGGGCGGCGGCCGAGAAGGGCGTGCCGGTGCCGCGGCCGATCGCCGCCTATTACCGTCGCGAAGGTGCGCACTACCGGGCCGCGATCCTGATCGAGCGGCTGCCCAACGTGCGCACGCTGGCCGACCGCTCCGCGGTGGCCGGAGACGGGGCGCCGTGGGAAGAGGCGGGCCGGCTGGTGGCGCGTGCGCACCGGGCCGGGCTCGACCACGCCGACCTCAACGCGCATAACCTGATGTTCGATCCGACCGGCAAGGGCTGGGTGATCGATCTGGACCGGAGCCGGCTGCACATCCCGGCCACCGGCTGGCGCGAGCGCAACCTCGCCCGGCTGAAGCGCTCGTTGCTGAAGGTGCGCGGCGAGCGTCCGGCCGATGCCGTGGAGCGCGACTTCGCGCGCCTGCGCGGCGCCTACGACAGCACCTGGGCAAAGGGGTACTGA
- a CDS encoding glycosyltransferase family 9 protein, whose amino-acid sequence MPPAPASICLLRLSALGDVTHVVPLVRTLRAAWPEVALTWVIGKGEHRLLEGLEGVAFVEYDKKSGLAGMRALRRQLRARGGRADVLLQMQVAARANLLSAFIPARVRVGYDRARAKDGHGLFVNRRIPDRPGIHVLDAIGSFCEPLGLRQQQVRWDLPVPVEAREWAAAQWPADGVPVLMISPCSSHVRRNWLADRYAAVADHAASRGWRVVLCGGRSQLERDTADAIIAAMAAPVLDLVGKDTLKQLPALLERADLVMTPDSGPMHIANAMGSKVLGLHAASNPARSGPYSDRRYCVDRYDAAARRYLGKPAAELKWGTKIEHDGVMELVTVDDAIAAFERYRADHPA is encoded by the coding sequence ATCCCGCCCGCACCTGCTTCCATCTGCCTGCTGCGGCTTTCGGCGCTGGGCGACGTGACCCACGTGGTGCCCCTGGTGCGGACGCTTCGAGCGGCGTGGCCAGAGGTCGCGCTGACATGGGTGATTGGCAAGGGCGAGCACCGCCTGCTGGAAGGACTCGAAGGCGTGGCGTTCGTCGAGTACGACAAGAAGTCGGGGCTGGCTGGCATGCGCGCGCTGCGCCGGCAGTTGCGCGCGCGCGGCGGCCGCGCGGATGTGCTGCTGCAGATGCAGGTCGCCGCGCGGGCCAACCTGTTGTCGGCTTTCATCCCGGCACGTGTGCGGGTCGGCTACGACCGCGCGCGCGCGAAGGATGGCCACGGGCTGTTCGTGAACCGCCGGATCCCGGACCGGCCGGGCATCCACGTGCTGGACGCGATCGGCAGCTTCTGTGAGCCGCTGGGACTTCGCCAGCAGCAGGTGCGCTGGGACCTGCCGGTGCCGGTGGAGGCGCGTGAGTGGGCCGCCGCCCAGTGGCCTGCCGACGGCGTTCCGGTGCTCATGATTTCCCCCTGCTCCAGCCACGTGCGTCGCAACTGGCTGGCCGACCGCTACGCCGCCGTGGCCGACCACGCCGCCTCACGCGGGTGGCGGGTGGTGCTGTGTGGCGGCCGCAGCCAGCTGGAACGCGATACCGCCGACGCGATCATCGCGGCGATGGCCGCACCGGTACTGGACCTGGTCGGCAAGGACACGCTCAAGCAACTGCCGGCGCTGCTGGAACGCGCCGACCTGGTGATGACCCCGGATTCCGGCCCGATGCACATCGCCAATGCGATGGGCAGCAAAGTGCTGGGGTTGCATGCGGCCAGCAACCCCGCGCGGAGCGGCCCGTACTCGGACCGTCGCTACTGCGTCGACCGCTACGACGCAGCGGCACGGCGCTACCTGGGCAAGCCGGCGGCGGAGCTCAAATGGGGCACCAAGATCGAGCACGACGGCGTTATGGAGCTGGTGACCGTGGACGATGCGATCGCGGCGTTCGAGCGCTATCGCGCCGACCACCCCGCCTGA
- a CDS encoding DUF6165 family protein: MSEILVPVSFGELLDKIAILQIKSERMNDPAKLANVRNELSALEKTWMAHPAAGTDIVRLRAELKTVNERLWEIEDDIRLKEKAQAFDEGFVKLARSVYFENDERARIKREINTALGSAYVEEKSYEDYKGGSAS, encoded by the coding sequence ATGTCCGAAATCCTGGTCCCGGTGTCCTTTGGTGAACTGCTCGACAAGATCGCGATCCTGCAGATCAAGTCCGAGCGCATGAACGATCCCGCCAAGCTGGCCAACGTCCGCAACGAGCTCTCCGCGCTCGAGAAGACCTGGATGGCGCATCCGGCCGCCGGCACCGACATCGTCCGCCTGCGTGCGGAACTGAAGACGGTCAACGAGCGGCTGTGGGAGATCGAGGACGACATCCGCCTCAAGGAAAAGGCGCAGGCCTTCGACGAGGGCTTCGTCAAGCTCGCCCGCAGCGTCTACTTCGAGAACGACGAACGCGCGCGCATCAAGCGCGAGATCAACACCGCGCTGGGTTCGGCCTATGTCGAAGAGAAGTCCTACGAGGACTACAAGGGCGGCAGCGCCTCCTGA
- a CDS encoding Stp1/IreP family PP2C-type Ser/Thr phosphatase, giving the protein MIEFGHLTHVGLRRQLNEDSYYGDSELGLWLVADGMGGHEYGEVASAIARESIVREVRDGTPLAQAIRIADEEIMRTSRRRHDALPMGTTVVAARISGNRFEVAWVGDSRIYLWRDGQLAQLSQDHSYVQELIANGAITHEQARSHPHRNVVTQALGVTDPRNLNVETMTGELRPGMQLLLCSDGLTEEVDDRSIAQVLEQDDCSAQECVDRLVAAALDGGGSDNVTVVLVRRH; this is encoded by the coding sequence ATGATCGAATTCGGACACCTGACGCACGTCGGCCTGCGCCGCCAGCTCAACGAGGACAGTTACTACGGCGACAGCGAGCTGGGCCTGTGGCTGGTGGCCGACGGCATGGGGGGCCACGAGTACGGCGAGGTGGCCAGTGCGATCGCCCGCGAATCCATCGTCCGCGAGGTGCGCGACGGCACCCCGCTGGCGCAGGCGATCCGGATCGCCGATGAAGAGATCATGCGCACCTCGCGCCGTCGCCACGACGCGCTGCCGATGGGCACCACCGTGGTCGCCGCACGCATCAGCGGCAACCGGTTCGAGGTCGCCTGGGTCGGCGACAGCCGCATCTACCTCTGGCGCGACGGCCAGCTGGCGCAACTGTCGCAGGACCACAGCTACGTGCAGGAGCTGATCGCCAATGGTGCGATCACCCACGAGCAGGCCCGCAGCCACCCGCACCGCAACGTCGTCACCCAGGCGCTCGGGGTCACCGACCCGCGCAACCTCAATGTCGAAACCATGACCGGCGAGCTTCGCCCCGGCATGCAGTTGCTGCTGTGCAGCGACGGCCTGACGGAGGAAGTCGACGACCGCAGCATCGCGCAGGTACTGGAGCAGGACGACTGCAGCGCGCAGGAATGCGTGGACCGGCTGGTCGCAGCCGCGCTCGATGGCGGGGGTTCGGACAACGTGACCGTCGTGCTGGTGCGTCGGCACTGA
- the dnaQ gene encoding DNA polymerase III subunit epsilon → MRQVILDTETTGLSWERGNRVVEIGCVEFIERRPTGRTFHRYLNPDREFEQGAQEVTGLTLEFLADKPRFAEIVDEFLEFIDGAELVIHNAAFDVGFLDNELRMAGASYGCLGDRCRVEDSLLLARQRFPGQRNSLDALCRRLGVDNAHRQLHGALLDAQLLAEVYIGLTSGQEEIGFDAAAPAVEAVAVPRFTADTSRPRPRIAVAAGELAAHEARLATLRKKAGQALWDRFSEPVAAEPQEPALAG, encoded by the coding sequence ATGCGCCAGGTCATCCTCGATACCGAAACCACCGGACTGAGCTGGGAGCGCGGCAACCGCGTCGTCGAGATCGGTTGCGTGGAGTTCATCGAACGCCGGCCGACCGGGCGGACCTTCCACCGCTACCTCAATCCGGATCGCGAGTTCGAGCAGGGCGCGCAGGAAGTCACCGGGTTGACGCTGGAGTTCCTCGCCGACAAGCCGCGCTTTGCCGAGATCGTCGACGAGTTCCTCGAGTTCATCGATGGCGCCGAACTGGTGATCCACAACGCGGCATTCGACGTCGGCTTCCTCGACAACGAGTTGCGGATGGCCGGCGCCTCCTACGGCTGCCTGGGCGACCGTTGCCGGGTCGAGGACTCGCTGCTGCTCGCGCGCCAGCGGTTCCCCGGGCAGCGCAACTCGCTCGACGCGCTGTGCCGACGGCTCGGTGTCGACAACGCGCATCGCCAGTTGCATGGCGCGCTGCTCGATGCCCAACTGCTGGCCGAGGTGTACATCGGCCTGACCTCGGGCCAGGAAGAGATCGGCTTCGATGCGGCGGCGCCAGCGGTCGAGGCGGTTGCTGTACCGCGCTTCACCGCCGATACGTCCCGGCCGCGGCCGCGCATTGCGGTGGCGGCGGGCGAGCTGGCCGCGCATGAGGCCCGCCTGGCGACGCTGCGCAAGAAGGCCGGGCAGGCACTGTGGGACCGGTTCTCCGAACCGGTGGCGGCCGAGCCGCAGGAACCCGCACTGGCCGGCTGA
- the rnhA gene encoding ribonuclease HI, translated as MTNAKKQVEIHTDGACLGNPGPGGWAALLRCAGRERELVGGEVDTTNNRMELMAAIAALEALTAPCEVVLHTDSQYVRQGITLWMANWLRRGWKTSGGDAVKNRDLWERLHAAAQPHVVDWRWVKGHSGNPDNERVDVLARDEAIKLRTAAAVHAR; from the coding sequence ATGACGAATGCGAAGAAGCAGGTTGAGATCCACACCGATGGCGCGTGCCTGGGCAACCCGGGTCCCGGCGGATGGGCCGCGCTGCTGCGATGTGCGGGGCGCGAGCGCGAGCTGGTCGGCGGCGAGGTCGACACCACCAACAACCGGATGGAGCTGATGGCGGCCATTGCCGCACTCGAGGCGTTGACCGCGCCGTGCGAGGTCGTGCTGCACACCGATTCCCAGTACGTGCGGCAGGGCATCACCCTGTGGATGGCCAACTGGCTGCGGCGCGGGTGGAAGACCTCCGGCGGCGACGCGGTGAAGAACCGGGACCTGTGGGAGCGGCTGCATGCCGCCGCGCAGCCCCACGTGGTCGACTGGCGCTGGGTCAAGGGCCACTCGGGCAACCCCGACAACGAGCGCGTCGACGTGCTGGCCCGCGACGAGGCCATCAAGCTGCGCACCGCGGCGGCCGTGCATGCCCGCTGA
- a CDS encoding methyltransferase domain-containing protein, whose product MPLTVPDRQTGIHAEPLDWFGGVAGLRLLDDEARAVQRVIAACPALPRLWLGVGAASTPQVGNRGLALRRGAQWDGSIRCGLPLPLASEAFGAVLLQHVLDDAGAPDVLLGECARILAPGGTLWLAALNPWTPYRLRWARSGLRARDPGYWQSALRRCGFPGGAVSLQWIGSHWREGSGGAGVGATDRLRASFALTVNKRERAVIPPARLQHLRWQAGRIAAAADAHCEAAAPIMRA is encoded by the coding sequence ATGCCCCTGACCGTGCCCGATCGTCAAACCGGGATCCACGCCGAGCCGCTCGACTGGTTCGGCGGGGTCGCGGGCCTGCGCCTGCTCGACGACGAAGCGCGTGCGGTGCAGCGCGTGATTGCCGCCTGCCCGGCGCTTCCGCGGCTTTGGCTGGGGGTGGGGGCCGCGTCGACCCCCCAGGTCGGCAACCGCGGACTGGCGTTGCGCCGTGGCGCGCAGTGGGATGGATCGATCCGCTGCGGCCTGCCGTTGCCGCTGGCCAGCGAGGCGTTTGGTGCGGTGTTGTTGCAGCACGTGCTCGACGATGCCGGCGCGCCCGATGTGCTGCTGGGTGAGTGCGCACGCATCCTCGCCCCCGGCGGAACGCTATGGCTTGCCGCGCTCAACCCGTGGACCCCGTATCGCCTGCGCTGGGCGCGCAGTGGCCTGCGTGCGCGCGACCCGGGTTACTGGCAGTCGGCGTTGCGGCGCTGCGGATTCCCCGGCGGCGCGGTGAGCCTGCAATGGATCGGGTCGCACTGGCGCGAGGGTTCCGGCGGCGCCGGCGTCGGCGCCACCGATCGGCTGCGGGCGAGCTTCGCGCTCACGGTCAACAAGCGCGAGCGTGCCGTCATCCCGCCGGCGCGCCTGCAGCATTTGCGTTGGCAGGCCGGTCGCATTGCCGCCGCGGCGGACGCGCACTGCGAGGCGGCTGCACCGATAATGCGCGCATGA
- the gloB gene encoding hydroxyacylglutathione hydrolase, producing the protein MQLHALPALSDNYIWLVRSATGVLVVDPGDAAPVLHAADAGGFAVDAVLLTHHHHDHIGGAARLRARWPSIAVLAPDDERIEVATQRVADGDSVRAAGLHFDVIAVPGHTTSHVAFFHDGPAERLLFCGDTLFSLGCGRLFEGSAAQMHDSLSRLAALPASTRVCCGHEYTLSNAAFARVVDPDNQALRRRTEKAQAMRDQARPTLPSTIADERACNPFLRCGEPAVVAAVERHVGQPLADATAVFAGLRRWKDGFAA; encoded by the coding sequence ATGCAGCTGCACGCACTCCCCGCGCTGTCCGACAACTACATCTGGCTGGTAAGAAGCGCCACGGGCGTACTGGTGGTCGACCCCGGCGATGCCGCACCGGTGTTGCACGCCGCTGACGCGGGCGGCTTTGCCGTCGACGCCGTCCTGCTCACCCACCACCACCACGATCACATCGGCGGCGCCGCGCGCCTCCGGGCGCGCTGGCCGTCGATCGCCGTGCTCGCCCCGGATGACGAGCGGATCGAAGTGGCGACACAACGCGTCGCTGATGGCGACTCGGTACGCGCCGCAGGCCTCCATTTCGACGTGATCGCCGTCCCGGGTCACACCACCAGCCATGTCGCGTTCTTCCACGACGGCCCGGCGGAGCGCTTGCTGTTCTGCGGGGACACCCTGTTCAGCCTTGGTTGCGGGCGGCTTTTCGAGGGTAGCGCGGCGCAGATGCACGATTCACTATCGCGCCTGGCCGCCCTGCCCGCTTCCACGCGGGTGTGTTGCGGCCACGAGTACACGTTGTCCAACGCCGCCTTCGCGCGCGTGGTCGACCCCGACAACCAGGCGCTCCGACGCCGAACCGAAAAGGCCCAGGCCATGCGCGACCAGGCACGCCCGACCCTGCCCAGCACGATCGCCGATGAGCGCGCGTGCAATCCGTTCCTGCGTTGCGGCGAGCCGGCCGTAGTGGCTGCAGTAGAGCGCCACGTTGGCCAGCCGCTGGCCGATGCGACCGCGGTGTTCGCCGGCCTGCGGCGCTGGAAGGACGGATTCGCCGCATGA
- a CDS encoding lytic transglycosylase domain-containing protein, which yields MRGRTRRFALAVVCSASMGMLATPAASAAAGPGAIAGPVAAAEARTGHDIYRQFRDGLSAPACPAGVSERWRTHFAAAPGRLAQPDEGTLALFGYVLDALEKASLPSEYALIPFVESGYKPDARSPLGPAGMWQMIKLTARNHKVPIRGGYDGRLSPVDSTRAAVRYLKTLHGMFAGDWRLAAMAYNAGEYRILGALRKSGQVARDAKPEALPGVAGITHAYVRKLQALACLLEEAEDQEQWMQALDRPVPRLEAVPVAADVTRVDVWADANGRDPRRLRRLNPAFVAGRIRHDGGAVHLLVPTPAYAALVVDEAPDAETQPAIARAEGAESTVNGSPTQVQAGRAAGDD from the coding sequence ATGAGGGGCCGGACGCGGAGGTTCGCGTTGGCGGTGGTGTGCAGCGCGTCGATGGGGATGCTGGCAACGCCAGCGGCCAGCGCGGCCGCAGGCCCCGGCGCGATCGCCGGACCGGTGGCGGCAGCCGAGGCACGCACCGGCCATGACATCTACCGGCAGTTCCGCGACGGCCTGTCGGCACCGGCCTGCCCGGCTGGCGTGAGCGAGCGCTGGCGCACCCACTTCGCCGCCGCACCCGGCCGCCTCGCCCAGCCGGACGAGGGCACGCTGGCGCTGTTCGGCTATGTCCTGGACGCGCTGGAGAAGGCCAGCCTGCCAAGCGAGTACGCGCTCATTCCGTTCGTTGAAAGCGGCTACAAGCCCGACGCCCGCAGCCCCCTCGGGCCGGCCGGCATGTGGCAGATGATCAAGCTCACCGCACGCAACCACAAAGTACCGATCCGCGGTGGCTACGACGGCCGGCTGTCCCCGGTGGACTCGACCCGCGCGGCGGTCCGCTACCTCAAGACCCTGCACGGCATGTTCGCCGGTGACTGGCGCCTGGCAGCCATGGCATACAACGCCGGCGAGTACCGCATCCTCGGCGCGCTGCGGAAGTCGGGCCAGGTCGCGCGCGATGCCAAGCCCGAAGCGCTGCCCGGCGTGGCGGGCATCACCCACGCCTACGTGCGGAAGCTGCAGGCGCTGGCCTGCCTGCTCGAAGAGGCCGAGGACCAGGAGCAGTGGATGCAGGCGCTGGATCGTCCGGTGCCACGGCTGGAGGCCGTCCCGGTGGCCGCCGACGTGACCCGCGTCGACGTCTGGGCGGACGCCAACGGTCGTGACCCGCGGCGACTGCGCCGGCTCAACCCGGCGTTCGTTGCCGGGCGGATCCGTCACGACGGGGGCGCGGTGCACCTGCTCGTTCCGACCCCGGCCTACGCCGCGCTCGTGGTCGACGAAGCGCCGGACGCGGAAACGCAGCCGGCGATCGCCCGGGCGGAGGGGGCCGAATCCACGGTCAATGGATCCCCAACCCAGGTCCAGGCGGGCCGCGCCGCCGGCGACGACTGA